The sequence below is a genomic window from Anaerocolumna chitinilytica.
TATAAAGTAAATAAAATTTAAGCTTTTTGTGAGATTAAGTGAAGATGAAAAACACCTTTCGCATCACATGGAGGTTAATGTGAAAACATAAAATAATTTTTACTTTTGATTTGGAGGTTAAAATGACTTTAAGACATATGAGGATTTTTGTTGCAGTCTGTACCTATAACAGTATCACTAAGGCAGCTGACAGTTTATTTCTTGCACAGCCCACCGTCAGTCTGGCTATTAAGGAAATGGAAGAATATTATGGTGTAAGTTTATTTAACCGTATTTCCCATAAGTTATATCTGTCTGAAACCGGTAAGCTTTTTTTAAGCTATGCCACCCATATTACTACCCTCTTTGATGAATTGGAAGCTAAAATCAAGAATTGGGATTCACTCGGAACCTTGCGCATAGGTGCGAGTATTACCACCGGTACTTACCTGCTGCCAGGACTTGTATCTGAATTCTATAAAACTCATCCCCAGATAAAAGTACAGGCGATTATAAAAAATTCAGTAGAATTAGAAAGGCTTATTCTATTAAATGAACTGGATTTTGCCCTGATTGAAGGAGAGGTTCATAATAATCAGATTAAGAACGAAAAGATTATGG
It includes:
- a CDS encoding LysR family transcriptional regulator — translated: MTLRHMRIFVAVCTYNSITKAADSLFLAQPTVSLAIKEMEEYYGVSLFNRISHKLYLSETGKLFLSYATHITTLFDELEAKIKNWDSLGTLRIGASITTGTYLLPGLVSEFYKTHPQIKVQAIIKNSVELERLILLNELDFALIEGEVHNNQIKNEKIMEDNLTLICGANHPLAKVNSVDIHQLSDYDFILREKGSGTREFFDSTLMVHNLNVKPIWESVSTHAILNAVSCGLGLTVLSHLMAKPYLEEGRVKEIKINDAVLIRPFYVIYHCNKFLSDSARDFIDLCKGSVKLQD